A genomic stretch from Sulfurimonas sediminis includes:
- a CDS encoding tetratricopeptide repeat protein: MKSNIRTLLLLTFVSSLSFASEPSAFGAGDLTAPTPYGLTQSEKVILQTKDTLKKVAINTKSQASKLDSLRERVDGIQSVVENLSVRSHENKLELQKFKEENRVNLDNIHEFQTRLAEKVQKNQDEIAKLQTMIFALSKVVDKMNAQYVSKEAFNTLVKDINDFKTLIAKEMQSRKKSVKPRKISSAQLYNQAKANFDKRYYTKAIQNYKELIKRKYKPAYAHYMIGEMNFKRKNYAQAISYFKKSASLYDKASYMPKLLLHTAIAMDKTGDKAHAKAFYNAVIAKYPHSKEAKEAKKHLG, encoded by the coding sequence ATGAAAAGTAATATACGCACTTTATTACTTCTTACTTTTGTCTCTTCTTTATCGTTTGCTTCTGAACCTTCTGCGTTCGGAGCAGGCGACTTGACTGCACCGACACCCTACGGACTTACTCAAAGTGAAAAAGTTATTTTGCAAACAAAAGATACTTTGAAAAAAGTTGCCATAAATACAAAATCACAAGCCAGTAAACTTGATTCATTGCGTGAAAGAGTGGACGGCATACAAAGTGTTGTAGAAAATCTGAGTGTACGCTCTCATGAAAATAAGCTGGAATTACAAAAATTCAAAGAAGAAAACAGAGTAAATCTTGACAATATTCATGAGTTTCAAACCAGACTGGCTGAAAAAGTACAGAAGAATCAAGATGAGATAGCAAAACTGCAAACCATGATCTTTGCGCTTTCAAAAGTCGTAGATAAAATGAATGCTCAGTATGTAAGCAAAGAGGCATTCAATACTCTTGTAAAAGATATCAATGATTTTAAAACATTGATTGCAAAAGAGATGCAGTCTAGAAAAAAAAGTGTGAAACCGAGAAAAATAAGCAGTGCACAGTTATACAACCAGGCAAAAGCAAATTTTGACAAAAGATACTATACAAAAGCGATTCAAAACTATAAAGAACTCATCAAAAGAAAATACAAGCCGGCCTATGCACATTATATGATAGGCGAGATGAACTTTAAAAGAAAAAATTATGCACAGGCAATTTCATATTTTAAAAAAAGTGCTTCTTTGTATGACAAAGCTTCGTATATGCCAAAACTGTTGTTACATACTGCGATTGCGATGGATAAAACAGGAGACAAGGCACATGCAAAGGCATTTTACAATGCTGTAATTGCAAAATATCCTCATTCAAAAGAAGCAAAAGAGGCTAAGAAACATTTAGGCTAA
- the pal gene encoding peptidoglycan-associated lipoprotein Pal translates to MKSIVLSSVVVALLVFSGCSTKEPAVDTKTEEVTAPVAQEVEEVMTETVTGENAEISSSTNSLNSNQFSTGAIESKFPTVYFDFDKYNIRPDMQEKVDTAAELGKTTAKSFNIKLEGNCDEWGSDEYNFALGLKRANSVKKALVAEGVDASRISMVSYGESNPVCTEHTRECWAKNRRVNFKLLP, encoded by the coding sequence ATGAAAAGTATAGTTCTTTCAAGTGTTGTAGTAGCACTTTTAGTTTTCAGTGGTTGTAGTACAAAAGAACCGGCAGTCGACACAAAGACTGAAGAAGTCACGGCACCGGTAGCACAAGAAGTTGAAGAAGTGATGACTGAAACTGTAACAGGTGAAAATGCGGAAATCAGTTCATCTACAAACAGCCTCAACAGCAATCAGTTCAGTACTGGTGCAATTGAATCAAAATTTCCTACAGTCTATTTTGATTTTGACAAGTATAACATCAGACCTGATATGCAGGAAAAAGTAGATACTGCAGCAGAACTTGGAAAAACTACTGCAAAGTCTTTTAATATAAAACTTGAAGGTAACTGTGATGAGTGGGGAAGTGATGAGTACAACTTCGCACTTGGACTCAAGCGTGCAAACAGTGTAAAAAAAGCTTTGGTTGCTGAGGGTGTTGATGCTTCTCGTATCTCTATGGTCAGTTACGGAGAGAGTAACCCTGTATGTACCGAACACACAAGAGAATGCTGGGCTAAAAACCGTCGCGTAAATTTTAAACTTTTACCATAA
- the tolB gene encoding Tol-Pal system protein TolB, which yields MKIFFSLFILISLAFAGDATIEVVKKADSLPSLAVEDASLSYNDTFKLRFFKSLVADLNVISLFNVDRHHRFADFDDTNVLVANKDMNYVLRYKLFEDDNKALNIEMILFHQNEVVFSKRYRVNNKNIYMFISHAMAYDINEFMGEPSVGWMKRKVIFSRIVAPKKSEIIIADYTLSYQHVIISGGLNIFPKWANKAQTAFYYTSLDSFEPTLKHVDIKTAKVKNIISSDGMMVCSDVSEDGKKLLLTMARDGQPDIYLYNTETKKYKRITSYSGIDVNGQFMGDDKIIFISSRLGYPNVFSKRLDNGLVEQLVYYGKANSSCSAQGHYVVYEARESSNAFSANTFNLHLISTETDFIRRLTATGVNEFPRFSKDGDAIIFIKNYKSQSAIGIIRLMHNKNYLFPLKSGKIQSMDW from the coding sequence TTGAAAATATTTTTTTCTTTGTTCATTTTAATCAGCCTGGCTTTTGCAGGTGATGCAACTATAGAAGTAGTGAAAAAAGCAGACTCTTTGCCTTCCTTGGCAGTTGAAGATGCGTCGCTCAGCTATAATGACACATTTAAGCTGCGTTTTTTTAAGTCTCTTGTAGCAGATTTAAATGTTATTTCTCTATTTAATGTTGACAGGCATCACAGGTTTGCCGATTTTGATGATACAAATGTACTTGTCGCCAATAAAGATATGAATTATGTTTTGCGCTATAAACTGTTTGAGGATGACAACAAAGCTTTAAATATCGAAATGATTCTGTTTCACCAAAATGAAGTAGTCTTTTCAAAGCGATACAGAGTAAACAACAAAAATATTTATATGTTTATCTCTCATGCCATGGCTTATGATATCAATGAGTTTATGGGTGAGCCTTCTGTTGGATGGATGAAGAGAAAAGTTATATTTTCCCGTATAGTTGCACCTAAAAAAAGTGAAATTATTATTGCGGACTATACACTCTCCTACCAGCATGTAATCATCTCAGGCGGATTGAATATCTTTCCAAAATGGGCAAACAAAGCACAAACTGCATTTTATTATACATCACTGGATTCTTTTGAACCTACTTTGAAGCATGTTGATATTAAAACTGCAAAAGTGAAAAACATCATATCTTCTGACGGGATGATGGTATGTTCAGATGTCAGCGAAGACGGAAAAAAGCTGCTGCTGACAATGGCAAGAGACGGTCAGCCGGATATTTATCTTTACAATACAGAGACAAAAAAATATAAAAGAATTACCTCATACAGCGGAATAGATGTAAACGGACAGTTTATGGGAGATGATAAAATTATTTTTATTTCATCCCGTTTAGGCTATCCCAATGTCTTTTCCAAGAGATTGGACAACGGACTTGTAGAGCAGCTGGTTTATTATGGAAAAGCAAACTCTTCATGCAGTGCGCAAGGACATTATGTAGTCTATGAGGCCCGTGAAAGTTCAAATGCTTTTAGTGCAAATACATTTAATCTGCATCTTATCTCAACAGAAACTGATTTTATTCGCAGGCTCACTGCGACAGGAGTGAATGAGTTTCCAAGGTTTTCCAAAGACGGTGATGCAATTATATTTATAAAAAACTATAAATCGCAAAGTGCCATTGGCATTATTCGGCTGATGCACAATAAAAACTATCTTTTTCCTCTAAAATCAGGAAAAATACAATCTATGGACTGGTAA
- a CDS encoding TonB C-terminal domain-containing protein codes for MDNNSRYFYISGFLSLSLFAFFLFSFLYMMFNASKTKAYGYKKENYISVSINVTNTKHPLKKKSSKTVPATKKAVKNIDINNLFSDVWTKKIDNSVKKVKKTDNKRRIEQITRKIRPTKEEERESVTQKISTLQASHDPSKNEATSAANEVNEYLAKIQDIVYQHFNVPQNSEGNSVKTVIELDPFGKLIDFRILSYSNNEALNEEADRIKERLKNVVFPVNPKNRPSRTIVILISKE; via the coding sequence ATGGATAACAACAGCCGTTATTTTTATATAAGTGGCTTTTTGTCACTCTCTCTTTTTGCATTTTTTTTATTCTCATTTCTTTATATGATGTTTAATGCTTCCAAAACAAAAGCATATGGCTATAAAAAAGAAAATTATATCTCTGTTTCAATCAATGTTACAAATACAAAGCACCCGCTGAAAAAGAAAAGTTCCAAAACAGTTCCCGCAACTAAAAAAGCTGTAAAAAACATAGATATCAATAATCTATTCAGTGATGTATGGACAAAGAAAATAGACAACAGTGTAAAAAAAGTTAAAAAAACCGATAATAAAAGACGGATAGAACAGATTACAAGAAAAATCAGGCCCACAAAAGAAGAAGAGAGAGAGTCTGTAACACAAAAGATCAGTACACTTCAGGCAAGCCATGATCCGTCAAAAAATGAAGCAACATCTGCTGCGAATGAAGTTAATGAATATTTGGCTAAAATTCAGGATATTGTTTATCAACATTTTAATGTGCCGCAAAACAGTGAGGGCAACAGTGTAAAAACAGTAATCGAACTTGACCCTTTTGGCAAACTTATTGATTTTAGAATACTGAGTTATTCTAACAATGAAGCACTCAATGAAGAAGCAGACAGGATTAAAGAACGATTGAAAAATGTTGTCTTTCCTGTCAACCCGAAAAACAGACCGAGCAGAACGATTGTTATATTAATTTCTAAGGAGTAG
- a CDS encoding ExbD/TolR family protein has protein sequence MLYDWEEKPELNITPLVDVMLVLLVVLMVIAPNIIYEENIKLPQGSTTEQLSKIPPVHITIDKERNIKVNKDIYLLNAFMDNFSLYARKLNKKATVLISADKRLDYGIVMSVLAAVKQAGFTEVSLATNG, from the coding sequence GTGCTGTATGATTGGGAAGAAAAACCAGAGCTCAACATTACTCCCCTTGTTGACGTAATGCTTGTACTGCTCGTTGTTTTGATGGTTATTGCTCCAAATATCATTTATGAAGAGAATATAAAACTGCCACAGGGCTCAACAACCGAGCAACTCTCGAAGATTCCTCCTGTACATATAACAATAGACAAAGAAAGAAATATAAAAGTCAATAAAGATATCTATCTCTTAAATGCTTTTATGGATAATTTTTCATTGTATGCAAGAAAGTTAAATAAAAAAGCAACTGTATTAATCAGTGCAGATAAACGTTTGGACTATGGTATAGTTATGTCAGTGCTTGCTGCGGTTAAACAAGCCGGTTTCACTGAGGTATCTTTAGCTACAAATGGATAA
- a CDS encoding MotA/TolQ/ExbB proton channel family protein has translation MINNLIDFYLKSHPVTLGVLLLLSLYFIVLNWVFFYRYFSLNNWLSRESASLESLLLGATTVNENSFLNNFIKTSNVVSKEVLGLGMLAATKEATKGLSVLSVFASTSPFIGLFGTVVSILDTFSHIGQNSGGMSIIASGVSDALVATASGIFVAIFAYTYHQVLKRNSYELISYIQMQSDAILARKA, from the coding sequence ATGATTAATAATTTAATAGATTTTTATCTAAAAAGCCACCCTGTGACTCTCGGAGTATTGCTACTGCTCTCTTTATACTTTATAGTATTGAACTGGGTGTTTTTTTACCGCTATTTTTCTCTTAATAACTGGCTTTCTCGTGAAAGTGCTTCTCTTGAATCACTTTTACTTGGAGCTACTACTGTAAATGAAAACTCTTTTTTAAATAATTTTATAAAAACCAGTAATGTTGTTTCAAAAGAAGTTTTAGGACTCGGAATGCTTGCTGCGACAAAAGAAGCAACAAAAGGACTTTCCGTACTCTCTGTTTTTGCTTCTACTTCTCCTTTTATCGGACTTTTTGGTACAGTGGTCTCTATACTGGATACTTTTTCACATATCGGACAAAACAGCGGGGGTATGTCAATTATTGCCAGCGGCGTTTCGGATGCACTCGTCGCTACTGCATCGGGTATATTTGTGGCAATATTTGCGTATACATATCATCAGGTTTTGAAAAGAAACTCTTATGAACTTATCAGTTATATACAAATGCAAAGTGATGCGATTTTAGCACGTAAGGCGTAA